A part of Maridesulfovibrio hydrothermalis AM13 = DSM 14728 genomic DNA contains:
- a CDS encoding NirD/YgiW/YdeI family stress tolerance protein, whose protein sequence is MSVLFLLLLVIVAAAATSETLEFKSKDVRTVAEARISGSDTKAVVQGHIVRKINDNKYVFQDKTGEIIIDLGSKVGSLPADTTAEIEIEGRVEQDLVFAGIEAQKISVLN, encoded by the coding sequence ATGAGCGTACTATTTCTTTTACTCCTCGTCATCGTGGCAGCGGCAGCAACTTCTGAAACTCTTGAGTTCAAGTCCAAAGACGTAAGAACTGTAGCAGAAGCAAGAATTTCCGGTTCCGATACCAAAGCTGTTGTTCAGGGTCACATTGTAAGAAAGATCAACGACAATAAATACGTATTTCAGGACAAGACTGGCGAAATCATTATCGACCTCGGGTCTAAAGTGGGATCCCTCCCTGCTGACACGACTGCTGAGATCGAGATTGAAGGACGGGTCGAGCAGGACCTCGTCTTTGCCGGAATCGAAGCCCAGAAAATATCCGTTCTTAACTAG